The genomic window GGCCAGGGCTACCTGACAACATTTGGGGTGATCCCCACCTACCCGGCAACTGGGTATGGATACATCCAGCCCGGCGAACCCATCGCGAACGGAGCGAGCCGGATTGCGGCGTTCGTTGAAAAGCCGGATGTCAAGACGGCGACCCGATATCTCGAGGGGGGATTCCTTTGGAACGCGGGGATCTTTGTGTTTGGAGCAGCGGATTTCCTCACCGAGCTGGAGATACATGCCCCGGCGCTGTATGAACTTGTGACAACCGCATACGAAAAATCCACGCTTACGGGGAACACTCGCCTCCTTGACAGCGACAGTTGGAACGCCATCGAGCCACTATCAGTCGACTACGCCGTAATGGAACCGACCACGCGAGGTGCCGTACTGCCGTTGTCGTGCGGATGGAGTGACATCGGGTCCTGGGCGACGTTACACGACCTCGGAAACGCCGACGAAGACGGGAATGTCATCGGTGGTCAGGTCTACCTGTCGAACGTGAAAAACTCGTATGTACGGTCGGAGTCGAAACCGGTAGTGGTTCTGGGCGTTC from Acidimicrobiia bacterium includes these protein-coding regions:
- a CDS encoding mannose-1-phosphate guanylyltransferase/mannose-6-phosphate isomerase, which translates into the protein MIIPIILSGGSGTRLWPLSRKAMPKQFRSLTGTNTLIQDTASRLTSLSNVDGPLVVCGAAHVDRVIDQLGAVGAVPSILIEPAAKNTAPAVASACLAAVERDPKAIVVVLPSDHVIGDVAEFARMVRLATTTAGQGYLTTFGVIPTYPATGYGYIQPGEPIANGASRIAAFVEKPDVKTATRYLEGGFLWNAGIFVFGAADFLTELEIHAPALYELVTTAYEKSTLTGNTRLLDSDSWNAIEPLSVDYAVMEPTTRGAVLPLSCGWSDIGSWATLHDLGNADEDGNVIGGQVYLSNVKNSYVRSESKPVVVLGVHDLIIVETDDSVLVMHRDSAEDIKTVTERLPDDLK